The nucleotide window CTGGGCGCCGAGTTCCAGCGCGCGGGCGTAGGCCTGATGCGAATCTTTCACGCGGAAGGCCATGCCGCAGGCGCTCGGGCCGTGCTCGGCGGCGAAGTAGGCTGCCGGGCTGTTCGGCTCGCGATTGACGATGAAGTTGACCTCGCCCTGACGATAGAGCACCACGTCTTTCGAGCGATGGCGGGCCACGAGCGTGAAGCCCATCTGCTCGAAGATCGGCTCAAGCAGGTTCGGGGTGGGCGACGCGAATTCCACGAATTCGAAGCCCATCAATTGCATCGGGTTGTCAAACAGGTCGGCCATGATCGTCTCGGCTTTGTGAGGTAGATGTTTCGTTGGACGCGTGCCCGGCCCGGTGGTTGTGCGCCCGGCTTCGGAAGACGGATTTTTTGAACCGTCGCGATGCACAATTTACGCAATAAAATTGTGAATCACTGACCGCCCGGTCGGGATTTTGTCCCCTGCCGTTTTAATTCCCGAAACCTGCGTAGTGCCAGCCATCGTGCGTGCACTGCATCGATTTGAGGGGCCCAGTGTAAGTGCGTCACCGCAAAATAGGATTTCGTAAAAGGCACAGGGAAACCCTATGTTATGCATTAATATTTCGAAATTGACCGGTTGGAGGAGAGGAAAGTGCATAACATCGAGATCGATCGGATCGATGTCCGGCTGCTGGCGATTTTGCAGTCGCACGGACGGATTTCGAATCTGGAACTGGCCGAGGCCATCAAGCTGTCGCCGGCGCAGACATTGCGCCGCCATCGCCGCCTCGAAGAGCTGGGGGTGATCAAGGGTTACGACACCCGGCTGGACGCGCAGCGGCTCGGTTTCAGCGTCGTGGCGTTCGTCCATGTGACGATGGAGCGCGGGCATATTCGCGACCTGTCGAACTTCAAGGGACTGGTCGCGGAGCTGGCGCAGATACAGGAGTGCTTTTCCGTGACCGGCGATATCGACTACGTACTCAAGGTGGTGGCGCGCGATCTGAAGGGGTTGTCCGAATTCTTGCTCGATACGCTGATGCGGATTCCGGGCGTGAGCGCCGTCAAATCGAGCGTCTGTCTCGACGAAATCAAGTGTACGTCGGCGGTGCCGCTGGCGTCCTGAGCGCCCCCTGACCTTGCTACCCCTATCGCCGCGCCCGCACGGCGAATGCCGCGAGCGCCACGGCCACGGCGACGAGCGCGCATCCGGCCCATGGGGTGAGCATCAACGCGTTCGCATCGACGAGCGCACCGCCTGCGCCCGCCCCGAGCGCCACACCCACATGCATGGCCGCCACGTTCACGCCCACATTGGCGTCGGCTTGCTGTGGCGCGCTGCGAATCAGGAAGTTCTGTACCACGGGCGAAATCGACCACGACAAACAGCCCCAGACCATCATCGCGACGACGAAGATCGCTACGGGCCACGCGCTATCCACACCCGTGACACCCATCGCGGCCAGCGGCACACCGGCCATTGCCACGAGAAACAGCAGCGGACACCCGAGCAGCGCCCGCGAGGCACCTGCCCGGTCCGAGCCCAAGCCACCAAGCCACGCACCGGCCACACCCGCCACCCCGAACGCGACGAACAACAAGCTCAGGCCATCGGGTGATGGCGCGAGGGTCTTCTGGAGATACGGCGCGAGATACGCGAATAGCGTGAAGTGCCCGCCAAGCATGGCAATCGACACCCCTTGTGCGGCAAGCAGGCGAGGCTGCGCCAGCGCTTTCACATACGCCCGCAGCGTCGGCGCGGTGGCGGGCTGCGTAAGCGGTAATGCGCGCCAGAGCACGAGCATGAGCGGCGCACTGACCAGACCGATGACGGCGAACACGGCACGCCATCCCGCCCAGTGTTCGAGCGTCATGCCGAGCGGCACGCCGAGTACCAGCGACCCGCTGATGCCCATGAAGATGATGCCCACGGCGCGCCCGTGAAACTCGGGCGGCGTGATTTCGGTGGCTAGCCGCGAGCAAAGCAGCACGATGGTGGCGCAACTGGCGGCCATGGCCATGCGCGCCACGAACAGCGCGGCGTACCCCGGGGCGGCTGCGGCGGCAAGGTTGCTGAGCGTGAAGACCAGCAGCGCGACGATCAGCGCGGGGCGCCGGGCATGCCGGGAGAGCCACGCGGCCATCGTGAAGGCCCACAGCGCGAAGACCGCAGAGAAGATGGTGGTGAGTTGGCCGGCCGAGGCCATCGAGACACCGAGCCCTTGCGAGATCGCGGGCAGGATGCCGATGCAGATGTTTTCGTCGATCCCGACGAGAAAGACCGTGAGCGCGAGCAGCCAGACCTTGGCGGCGCTATGCGGCGTTGCCGCCGTGGGCGAGGGTGACGACGTTGGTGACGTTGGTGACGTTGGTGACGTTGGTGACGTTGGTGACGTTGGTGACGTTGGTGACGTCGATGACGTTGATGAAGTAGGGGAGGCCAATGAAGACTCCGATGTCATGACACGCACCGTGCGACACCGGGATTGGCGCGACGGTTGAGCGTATCGATCCGTCGGGTTTCGAGGCTAGGCTTCGGTTATCCCATCGCCGGAACATTATCGGAATCGACGCAAAGCGGCAACCGGGGGCCGCCGACGTGGCCGCTGGGGATTATCGCAAGGCGACACACGATAGTTGACAGCCCGGGAATATCTGTGATCTCATGCAGCACATGATCACCGCGCAATTCTCCCTCTCGCTACGACTACTAGCCCGCTCCACCGGGCTTGGTCCGTTGCTGCGCGCGTGCATCGTCTGAATTTCCTCTGAAGCACCGCTGATTTTCCCCAGTTACGCCGATCTGAGCCCCGGTTCATCCAACCGGAGGTCGTAGCTTTTTTGCGCTCAAGCGTCGTCCGGTTGCCACTTTTTCCGACAATCGAGACACGCCATGTTGAACAACCCCGCTACCAAATACCGCGCCTTCACTCCGGTCAACATTCCGGACCGACAGTGGCCGAGCCGCACCATCACGCGTGCGCCGATCTGGATGAGCACCGACCTGCGCGACGGCAATCAGGCCTTGTTCGAGCCGATGGACGCACAGCGCAAGATGCGCATGTTCAAGATGCTGGTCGCGATCGGTTTCAAGGAAATCGAAGTCGCGTTCCCGTCCGCCTCCGAAACCGATTTCAACTTCGTGCGTGAATTGATCGAAGGCGGTCACATCCCCGACGACGTCACCATCGAAGTGCTCACGCAGGCACGTGACGATCTCATCGAGCGCACCTTCGCCGCCCTCAAGGGCGCACCGCGCGCCATCGTTCACCTGTACAACGCCACGGCCCCGGAATTCCGCCGCATCGTCTTCAACCTCGACCAGCCGGGCGTGAAAGCGCTGGCCGTCGCGGCCGCCAAGACCATCAAGCGTTGCGCCGACGCTGCCCCCGATACCCGCTGGACCCTGCAATACAGCCCCGAAACGTTCACGGGCACCGAACTCGACTTCGCCAAAGAAGTCTGTGACGCGGTCTTCGATGTATGGCAGCCGACGCCGGACCACAAGTGCATCGTCAACCTGCCCGCCACCGTTGAAATCGGTACGCCGAACTACTACGCCGACCAGATCGAGTGGATGCACCGCAACCTCAAGCATCGCGATTCGCTGGTTCTCTCGGTGCACCCGCACAACGACCGTGGCACGGCAGTGGCCGCTGCCGAGCTGGCCGTGATGGCCGGTGCCGATCGCATCGAAGGGTGCTTGTTCGGTAATGGCGAGCGCACCGGTAACGTTGATCTCGTCACGCTCGCGTTGAATCTCTACACGCAAGGCGTGGACCCGGGCCTCGACTTCTCGAACATCAATGAAGTCGCCCGCACGTCGGAAGAATGCACGCAATTGCCGGTGCATCCGCGCCACCCGTACGTGGGCGATCTCGTGTTCACCGCGTTCTCGGGCTCGCATCAGGACGCCATCAAGAAGGGCTTCGCCGCACAAAAGCCGGACACCTTCTGGGAAGTGCCGTACATGCCGATCGATCCGAGCGATCTGGGCCGCACTTACGACTCGATCATTCGTGTGAACAGCCAGTCGGGCAAGGGCGGCATTGCCTTTCTGCTCGAACAGTCGTACGGGGTGCAAATGCCGCGCCGTCTGCAAGTCGACTTCAGCTCGGCTGTGCAGCGCTACACCGACGAGACCGGTGCCGAAGTTACGGCAGCACAGATCTGGCAATTGTTCCAGAAGGAATATGTGGAAGCGGCCGAACCGGTGGCTTATGTCGGCCACACGCTCTCGGAGCGCGACGGCCGTCAGCAGATTGCTGTGACCATCGACATCCACGGGCAACGCACGACGGTGTCGGGTGCCGGTAACGGTCCGCTCGACGCGCTGATGAACGCCATGCGCACGCCGGTACGTGTGCAGCACTACGAAGAGCGCGCGTTGACGCAAGGTGCCGATGCCCGTGCTATCGCGATTGCTGAAATGGCGGGCGAAACGATTGTCGGCAGCGCGTTCGGCGTGGGTATCGATGCGAATCTCACGACGGCCTCGATCCGTGCGGTCATCAGCGGTATCAACCGCGCTTACGACCGCAGCGAAGCCGATGCGAAGGCCACGTTCTTCGACGCCGTGATGCGCGATGTCGCCAAGGCCGTCTGAGGCTTTTGCAAACAGAAAACTCAGGCAGGAACTGAGGAGACACGTAGTCCAGCAGGGAATTTGAGGCAGACGTGTACCGCTGAGCGCTGATCGTGCGAGCGGGACACCGGTGCGGCGCGACGACACTTACCCAGTGTCGTGCGACCGCCCCGGCCACAGAAATCAAGCGGTGTGACAGGGTAGGGGGAACAAGCCCTACCCGGTCAGATCGCTTCGATGGCGATAGCGATGCCTTGGCCGACCCCAATGCACATCGTACACAGCGCGAAGCGGCCACCTGAACGCTTTAGCTGGTACATCGCCGTCGTCACCAGACGTGCGCCGCTCATACCGAGCGGATGGCCTAGCGCGATGGCGCCGCCGTTCGGATTGACGCGCAGGTCGTCGTCAGCGACACCCAGCTGACGCAGCACGGCCAGGCCTTGGCTCGCAAACGCTTCGTTGAGTTCGATCACATCGAACTGATCGAGCGACATCCCGAGCCGTGCCAACAGTTTGATCGTTGCGGGCGCCGGACCGATGCCCATGATGCGCGGTGCTACCCCTGCCGTCGCCATGCCCAGAATCCTGGCGCGCGGCGTCAGGCCAAAACGCGCCGCGCTCGCCTCGTCTGCTAACAGCAGCGCACAGGCGCCGTCGTTGACGCCAGAAGCGTTACCGGCGGTCACGGTCCCATCAGGGCGTACCACGCCCTTCAGTCTGGCAAGCGCTTCCATGCTGGTGGCACGCGGATGTTCGTCGCGGTCCACCACAATGGCTTCCCCCTTCTTCTGAGCAATCGACACCGGCGTAATTTCTTCCGCCAGCGTGCCGTTAGCCTGTGCACGCGCCGCTTTTTCTTGCGAGCGCACCGCGAAGCGATCCTGATCTTCGCGGCTGATGCCGAATTCCGTCGCCACGTTCTCGCCCGTCTCGGGCATCGAATCCACGCCGTATTGCGCCTTCATCAGCGGATTGACGAAACGCCAGCCGATGGTCGTGTCGTAAATCTCTGCCTGACGTGAAAACGCACTGGCGGCCTTGCCCATCACGAACGGCGCACGGCTCATGCTTTCCACGCCACCGGCGATCATCAGACCGGCTTCGCCTGCCTTGATCGCGCGCGCAGCGGTGCCGATGGCATCCATGCCCGAACCGCACAGACGGTTGACGGTGCCACCTGGCACGTCTTGCGGCAGTCCGGCGAGCAGCGCCGACATGCGGGCCACGTTGCGGTTGTCTTCGCCGGCCTGATTCGCGCAGCCGTAGATCACATCGTCAACCAGCGTCCAGTCGACGTTGCCGTTGCGCGCCATCAGCGCCTTGATCGGAATTGCGCCCAGATCGTCGGCACGTACCGACGACAGTGCGCCGCCGTAGCGGCCGATAGGGGTGCGGATCGCGTCGCAGATAAAGACTTCACTCATTTGTCTACCTCACCGAATGGGGGATTTCGAATTCACTCAATGCATGCCGGACAATGCAAATCGCCGGGAATCTCCCGGCGATGGTGTGCAATGCAGATATCAGGCGACGGCCGGCGAGGGCAGTAGCGTCACGCCGCTCAGACGTTGCAATTCGTCGAACGTCAGCCCTTCGACCATATCGCGCACGCGCAGGCCTTCGGGCGTCACGTCGATGACCGCGAGGTCCGTGTAGATGCGCGTCACGCAGCCCACGCCCGTCAGCGGATACGTGCACGCGTCGACGATCTTGCTTTCGCCCTGCTTGGTCTGATGTTCCATCATCACGAACACTTGCTTGGCGCCGGTCGCGAGATCCATCGCGCCACCCACCGCAGGGATGGCGTCGGGCGCGCCCGTGTGCCAGTTGGCGAGATCGCCGGTCTTCGAGACTTGGAACGCACCCAGCACGCAGAAGTCGAGGTGGCCGCCGCGCATCATCGCGAACGAGTCGGCGTGATGGAAATACGCGCCGCCCGGTTTGAGCGTGACAGGCTGCTTGCCAGCGTTGATGAGGTCTTCATCTTCTTCGCCCTTGGCGGGGGCCGGGCCCATCCCGATCACGCCGTTCTCGCTTTGCAGAATGATTTCTTTCTCGGCCGGCAGGTGATTGGCCACTGCCGTGGGCAGGCCGATACCGAGGTTCACATAGGCGCCGTCGGGAATATCCTGGGCGACGCGGGCGGCCATCTGGTCGCGGGTCAGTCGGTTCATGTCGTAGCTCCGGAATAGGGGACGTCAGGCGCTCGCGGTGCCGGGCACCGCGACGATACGTTGTACGAAGATGCCGGGGGTGACCACGGCTTCCGGATCGAGCTCGCCCAGTTCCACGACTTCGCTGACCTGAACGATGGCGCACTTCGCAGCGGTCGCCATGATGGGGCCGAAGTTGCGGGCAGTTTTGCGATACACCAGATTGCCCCAGCGGTCGCCCTTGAGTGCCTTGATCAGTGCGAAATCGGCGTGGATCGGCGATTCGAGCACGTACGGCTTGCCGTCGATCACGCGGGTTTCCTTGCCTTCGGCGAGCAGCGTGCCGTAGCCGGTCGGCGTGAAGAAACCGCCGATGCCCGCACCGGCCGCGCGAATGCGTTCGGCCAGATTGCCTTGCGGCACCAGTTCCAGCTCGATTTTGCCGGCGCGATAGAGCGCGTCGAACACCTGCGAATCGGTCTGACGCGGGAACGAGCAAATGATCTTGCGCACGCGCCCGGCCTTGAGCAGCGCCGCGAGACCGGTCTCGCCGTTACCGGCATTGTTGTTGACGATGGTCAGATCGCGCGCGCCTTGTTCGATCAGGGCGTCGATGAGCGCAGAGGGCATACCGGCGTTGCCAAAGCCGCCAATCATGATCGTGGCGCCGTCATGGACGTCGGCGACCGCGCTGGCGAGCGATTCGTAAATCTTGTTGATCACACGTGCCTCCTGGGCAGTTCCGTCGAACGAGCCTGCGGTCTCCGGCTGACTAGCCAGAGCCTGCGCGCCGTCCGGTGCGGTTGTCTCGCGGCGATGACGTCTTGTCCGGCGGCATCGTCTGGTTCACAATGTTCTTATAACGAACAAATATTCGCTATAAGAACAGCGTAAGCTTTCCGATGTCGGGCGTCAAGACAGGGGGTGCGTCAGACGCATTCGGTGAGACTGTGTGTCCCGCACGGTGGAACCGCTGGCGCAAATCCATTACGCTTGCCGTCTGCGCGATCGTGGTGCACCGCCGGAATGTCCGGTGGTCCGTTCACTCGTGCTTGAGAAGAAGTCACCCAACAAAGCGCCCTGCAACCCGCCAGACCTGCCGATACCGACCCAATGACACCTGTGCCGAACGACTCCCGCGATCCGACCGAGAAGAAGCCGGGCGACTCTTATGTGCAGTCGTTTGCGCGCGGGCTTGCGGTGGTCAAGGCGTTCAATGCGGCGCGACCGGCCCAGACGCTGTCTGAAGTGGCGCAGGCGTCCGGCCTGACCCGCGCAGGCGCCCGGCGCATTCTGCTGACGCTAGAGGCGCTCGGTTACGTGCGCAGCGAGGGACGGTTGTTCCGCCTGACGCCGCGTATTCTCGATCTGGGCTTTTCGTATCTGACGTCGATGCCGCTGTGGAATCTGGCCGAGCCGTTCATGGAGGCGCTAGTCCAGCAGGTGCAGGAGAGCAGTTCGGCATCCGTGCTCGACGGCGACGACATCGTCTATGTGCTGCGCGTGCCCGTGCGCAAGGTGATGTCGATCAACCTGTCGATCGGCAGCCGCCTCCCGGCGTGGTGTACGTCGATGGGGCGTGTGATGTTGTCCGCACTTCCCGACGACGAGCTCGACGCCGCATTGCGCCGCGCCGACATTCGTCAACACACACGCCGCACGCTCACGGATGTGGACGCGCTGCGCGAACGTATCCTGCAAGTGCGGGCGCAAGGCTGGGCCGTCGTCGATCAGGAACTGGAAGAGGGCTTGATCTCGATTGCTGCGCCGATTCGCAACCGGGCCGGGCAGGTCATCGCCGCGATGAACGTGAGCGGTCAGGCGAACCGGACGTCGGCGGCAGAGATGGAGTCGAAGTTTCTGGCGCCGCTGCAACAAGCGGCGCAGAAGATCTCACAGATGGTGGTCGTGTAAGCCAATCACCGCTGAAAAACAAACGGGGCGTCGCTATGCGAACGCCCCGTTTTCATTGGTCCCGCGTATCGATCAGGCGCGGGCGGCCCCGCCTAATGCCCCGGCGCGCGCCAACTGCATGGCCGAGAGCAGCGTCTCGTGATCGCCAATCTGATTGGCGAGCAGCAGAATCAATTGCGCATTGGCGGCCTGACTCTGCGCGTCGTCGAGATCGCGGTGCATGTCGATGAGTGCTTCGTAGAAATCGTCGGGGCGCGTCAGGCGCGGTTGTGTATCGAGTGCCATGGGTGTCTCCTCCCGGCTGAATTCGTGTGTGTTGTTGAGAACAGTGTCAGCGATGGCTCACGCCGCGCACGGCATCGACGCCTGCGCTGACGATACGCGTCCGAGTGCTCGGTCTCGCGCTTGCGCAATCGCAGCGGTATCGAGGGTGCGCCAGCGTGCACAGACATGCTGATCCGGGCGAACGAGATAGACCGTGCCGGGCGTGGCGTCGTAACGCTGCGCGGCGAGCCCTTGCGCGTCGTGCCAAACGTTCTCTTCACCTTGCGCTTGCGAGGCATCGCTCGTGACGAACACCGGCATGACGGGCACACGGTCATTCGCCATCGCCTGCAACGCAGCCAGTGCCGCAGCATCCAGCGAGGCGGGCGAGCCGAACACCAGCGCGACAAAACGCCCGCCCAGACGCGGCAACAGCCAGCCGCCCTGTGCGTTGCGCGAGAGCGGCGCATCGAGGCAAGTCGCCCCCGGCACCATGCGTCCCACGAACGCGTCGCGATCGGCGGTATTCAGCGTAGAGTCGTGCAACACCGCAGGCACCGACAGGCGGCCGCTGTTCACCAACTGACGGGCGAACGCATGATCGCGTGCCAGCGTCAGCACAGCGTCGCGAAACACGCGCGACACCGGGCTCTTGGGCGTGATGAAGTCCGTCGCGCGCGTCGAGTTGAGAATGTTTTCGTCCGCCGCGAATTCGCGCTCGCGGGCATAGGTATCGAGCAACGTATCGGGCGCACGATCATCCAGCACCATGGCCAGTTTCCACGCGAGATTCTCGGCGTCCTGCACGCCGCTGTTCGCGCCGCGTGCACCGAACGGCGACACGCCGTGCGCCGAGTCACCCGCGAAGAGCACATTGCCGTGGCGGAAGCTGTCCATGCGCAGGCACGAGAACGTGTAGACGCTCACCCATTCCAGCGTGAATTTGGCATCGGGGCCAAGCAGCGCCTGCACGCGCGGAATCACGCGCTCGGGTGTCTTCTCCGTTTCGGGATCGGCGTCCCAGCCCAATTGGAAATCGATGCGCCAGACGTCGTCCGGCTGACGGTGCAGCAACACCGACTGATTCGGATGGAACGGCGGATCGAACCAGAACCAGCGCTCCGCGGGGAAGTTCGCCGTCATCTTCACGTCGGCGATCAGAAAACGATCTTTGAACGTGCGGCCATGGCTGTCCACACCGATCAGCTTGCGCACCGGGCTGCGCGAACCGTCGGCCGCAACAACGTAGCGCGCCGTCGTTTGATACGCGCCATCGGGCGTGTCGACCGTGAGTGTCACGCACGCATCGGCGGCGCCGGGCGTGCCGTGCTGCACGAGCCCCGAGACCTTGTTCTTCCAGCGGATTTCGATGTT belongs to Pandoraea norimbergensis and includes:
- a CDS encoding 3-oxoacid CoA-transferase subunit A is translated as MINKIYESLASAVADVHDGATIMIGGFGNAGMPSALIDALIEQGARDLTIVNNNAGNGETGLAALLKAGRVRKIICSFPRQTDSQVFDALYRAGKIELELVPQGNLAERIRAAGAGIGGFFTPTGYGTLLAEGKETRVIDGKPYVLESPIHADFALIKALKGDRWGNLVYRKTARNFGPIMATAAKCAIVQVSEVVELGELDPEAVVTPGIFVQRIVAVPGTASA
- a CDS encoding MFS transporter codes for the protein MASPTSSTSSTSPTSPTSPTSPTSPTSPTSPTSSPSPTAATPHSAAKVWLLALTVFLVGIDENICIGILPAISQGLGVSMASAGQLTTIFSAVFALWAFTMAAWLSRHARRPALIVALLVFTLSNLAAAAAPGYAALFVARMAMAASCATIVLLCSRLATEITPPEFHGRAVGIIFMGISGSLVLGVPLGMTLEHWAGWRAVFAVIGLVSAPLMLVLWRALPLTQPATAPTLRAYVKALAQPRLLAAQGVSIAMLGGHFTLFAYLAPYLQKTLAPSPDGLSLLFVAFGVAGVAGAWLGGLGSDRAGASRALLGCPLLFLVAMAGVPLAAMGVTGVDSAWPVAIFVVAMMVWGCLSWSISPVVQNFLIRSAPQQADANVGVNVAAMHVGVALGAGAGGALVDANALMLTPWAGCALVAVAVALAAFAVRARR
- a CDS encoding Lrp/AsnC family transcriptional regulator → MHNIEIDRIDVRLLAILQSHGRISNLELAEAIKLSPAQTLRRHRRLEELGVIKGYDTRLDAQRLGFSVVAFVHVTMERGHIRDLSNFKGLVAELAQIQECFSVTGDIDYVLKVVARDLKGLSEFLLDTLMRIPGVSAVKSSVCLDEIKCTSAVPLAS
- a CDS encoding DUF2783 domain-containing protein; amino-acid sequence: MALDTQPRLTRPDDFYEALIDMHRDLDDAQSQAANAQLILLLANQIGDHETLLSAMQLARAGALGGAARA
- a CDS encoding FAD-dependent oxidoreductase; this translates as MSSIDYQRLTFTYQPCAEQSAPTNGTSGSGRTAAPHPVIVVGAGPVGLATAIDLAHQGVHVIVLDDDCTLSTGSRAICFAKRTLDIFDRLGCGDRMVQKGVCWNVGRVFLRDQEVYNFDLLPDAGHHRPAFINLQQYYVEGYLFERASELPNIEIRWKNKVSGLVQHGTPGAADACVTLTVDTPDGAYQTTARYVVAADGSRSPVRKLIGVDSHGRTFKDRFLIADVKMTANFPAERWFWFDPPFHPNQSVLLHRQPDDVWRIDFQLGWDADPETEKTPERVIPRVQALLGPDAKFTLEWVSVYTFSCLRMDSFRHGNVLFAGDSAHGVSPFGARGANSGVQDAENLAWKLAMVLDDRAPDTLLDTYAREREFAADENILNSTRATDFITPKSPVSRVFRDAVLTLARDHAFARQLVNSGRLSVPAVLHDSTLNTADRDAFVGRMVPGATCLDAPLSRNAQGGWLLPRLGGRFVALVFGSPASLDAAALAALQAMANDRVPVMPVFVTSDASQAQGEENVWHDAQGLAAQRYDATPGTVYLVRPDQHVCARWRTLDTAAIAQARDRALGRVSSAQASMPCAA
- a CDS encoding IclR family transcriptional regulator yields the protein MTPVPNDSRDPTEKKPGDSYVQSFARGLAVVKAFNAARPAQTLSEVAQASGLTRAGARRILLTLEALGYVRSEGRLFRLTPRILDLGFSYLTSMPLWNLAEPFMEALVQQVQESSSASVLDGDDIVYVLRVPVRKVMSINLSIGSRLPAWCTSMGRVMLSALPDDELDAALRRADIRQHTRRTLTDVDALRERILQVRAQGWAVVDQELEEGLISIAAPIRNRAGQVIAAMNVSGQANRTSAAEMESKFLAPLQQAAQKISQMVVV
- the leuA gene encoding 2-isopropylmalate synthase, with amino-acid sequence MLNNPATKYRAFTPVNIPDRQWPSRTITRAPIWMSTDLRDGNQALFEPMDAQRKMRMFKMLVAIGFKEIEVAFPSASETDFNFVRELIEGGHIPDDVTIEVLTQARDDLIERTFAALKGAPRAIVHLYNATAPEFRRIVFNLDQPGVKALAVAAAKTIKRCADAAPDTRWTLQYSPETFTGTELDFAKEVCDAVFDVWQPTPDHKCIVNLPATVEIGTPNYYADQIEWMHRNLKHRDSLVLSVHPHNDRGTAVAAAELAVMAGADRIEGCLFGNGERTGNVDLVTLALNLYTQGVDPGLDFSNINEVARTSEECTQLPVHPRHPYVGDLVFTAFSGSHQDAIKKGFAAQKPDTFWEVPYMPIDPSDLGRTYDSIIRVNSQSGKGGIAFLLEQSYGVQMPRRLQVDFSSAVQRYTDETGAEVTAAQIWQLFQKEYVEAAEPVAYVGHTLSERDGRQQIAVTIDIHGQRTTVSGAGNGPLDALMNAMRTPVRVQHYEERALTQGADARAIAIAEMAGETIVGSAFGVGIDANLTTASIRAVISGINRAYDRSEADAKATFFDAVMRDVAKAV
- a CDS encoding 3-oxoacid CoA-transferase subunit B translates to MNRLTRDQMAARVAQDIPDGAYVNLGIGLPTAVANHLPAEKEIILQSENGVIGMGPAPAKGEEDEDLINAGKQPVTLKPGGAYFHHADSFAMMRGGHLDFCVLGAFQVSKTGDLANWHTGAPDAIPAVGGAMDLATGAKQVFVMMEHQTKQGESKIVDACTYPLTGVGCVTRIYTDLAVIDVTPEGLRVRDMVEGLTFDELQRLSGVTLLPSPAVA
- the pcaF gene encoding 3-oxoadipyl-CoA thiolase, which encodes MSEVFICDAIRTPIGRYGGALSSVRADDLGAIPIKALMARNGNVDWTLVDDVIYGCANQAGEDNRNVARMSALLAGLPQDVPGGTVNRLCGSGMDAIGTAARAIKAGEAGLMIAGGVESMSRAPFVMGKAASAFSRQAEIYDTTIGWRFVNPLMKAQYGVDSMPETGENVATEFGISREDQDRFAVRSQEKAARAQANGTLAEEITPVSIAQKKGEAIVVDRDEHPRATSMEALARLKGVVRPDGTVTAGNASGVNDGACALLLADEASAARFGLTPRARILGMATAGVAPRIMGIGPAPATIKLLARLGMSLDQFDVIELNEAFASQGLAVLRQLGVADDDLRVNPNGGAIALGHPLGMSGARLVTTAMYQLKRSGGRFALCTMCIGVGQGIAIAIEAI